The sequence CTGAAATCGCATTCTTCGCAAACACCGCCGTCTATGCGCCTGGTGCCGTAGAGAATAAAAGCTGCAAGTGTGGCGCGACGTGCAGAAGTCGGCTGTAGCACCTTGCTTTTCCGTGTAAAATCGAGCGCATGTCAAAAACCTATCGCATTGCGCTTCTTCCTGGTGACGGCATCGGCAAGGAGGTTGTGCCGCAGGCTGTCCGGGTGATCGAGGCCGCGGCCAGCGGCTTCGCGCTGGAGTTCGAATCCTTCGAGTGGGGCTGCGAATATTACCTGCGCGCGGGCTGCATGATGCCGGCGGAGGGGCTCGATGAGTTGCGCCGCTTTGACGCCATTCTGCTGGGCGCCATCGGGCATCCCAGCGTGCCGGACCACATTTCGCTGCGCGATCTGCTGCTGCGCATCCGCTTCGGCTTCGACCTTTATGTGAACCTGCGTCCGGTTGAAATCCTGCCCGGGCTTGAGCCGCCGTTGCGCGGCAAGACGGCAGAAGATATCAACATGCTCTTCGTGCGCGAAAATTCCGAGGGCGAGTATTGCGGCATGGGCGGGCGTTTCAAACCGGGAACAGCGGACGAGGTGGCCGTGCAGCAATCCATTTTTACGCGCAAGGGCGTGGAACGCGTGATGCGTTATGCCTTCGAGCAGGCGCAGCGCCGTCCGCGCAAGCGGCTGGCCAGTGCCACCAAGTCAAACGCCATGCAGTACACCATGGTGATGTGGGACGAAGTTCTGCGCGCCGTGGCCCGTGATTATCCTGACGTGGCCGTGACCAGCTACCACGTGGATGCGCTTGCCGCCCGCATGATCACACATCCGGAAAGTTTGGACGTGGTGGTGGGCTCCAACCTCTTTGCCGACATCCTTACGGACCTGGGCGCGGCGCTGCAAGGCAGTCTGGGCCTCGCGGCCAGCGCCAACATCAATCCGACTGAGCGCCTGGGG comes from Acidobacteriota bacterium and encodes:
- a CDS encoding tartrate dehydrogenase; amino-acid sequence: MSKTYRIALLPGDGIGKEVVPQAVRVIEAAASGFALEFESFEWGCEYYLRAGCMMPAEGLDELRRFDAILLGAIGHPSVPDHISLRDLLLRIRFGFDLYVNLRPVEILPGLEPPLRGKTAEDINMLFVRENSEGEYCGMGGRFKPGTADEVAVQQSIFTRKGVERVMRYAFEQAQRRPRKRLASATKSNAMQYTMVMWDEVLRAVARDYPDVAVTSYHVDALAARMITHPESLDVVVGSNLFADILTDLGAALQGSLGLAASANINPTERLGPPMFEPVHGSAPDIEGRGIANPIASIWASALMMEHLGEPEASRRILHALRQVTAEMKVRTPDLGGKNTTGEFASAVIEKL